DNA from Rubripirellula lacrimiformis:
CCTAGCTTCTCACAAAGCTCGTTCTGGCTAATGCCTTGACTCTTGCGCATCGACGCCAATCGTCGTGCAATCCGGCGCGTCTTGTCGGTCGGTTCTCTGCGGTTCTCGTCGGCCACGGTGGTGATCTGCTGAGTGGTCATGAATCGAAAACCTTAAATCTGAATATTGATCAAGTTGACAGCTACCCTGAGTATGCCCTATGGCCATAGTTAAATGACAGTCGGAATGTCCAGAATACTTACCGCCAACTCCCGAGGCACTCTCAGATGGCACGATTCGACGATGAAACGCTTGCGAAAATCAAATCCGAAACCGACATCGTGGCTCTGATCGAGAGCTACGGGACGAAGCTCAAGCCGCGCGGCGCCAGCGGTGAACTGATCGGGCTGTGTCCGATCCATGACGACAAGTCGCCGTCACTGGTCGTCAATCGAAACAAGAACGTGTGGAACTGTCTGGGCGCGTGCGGACGCGGCGGCGACGTGATCGAGTTCGTGATGGCGGCCGAGAAGACCAGCTTCCGCCACGCCGTCGAACTCTTAGACGAAGGGAAAGTCGGCGCGATGGCCGCGCAAGGAACCAAAGCGGCCAACACTCGCCGTCTGTCTTCTCCCATCGCCCAAACCGCCGAAGGGGCAGCGCTGCTCGCGGACGTTGCGGCGTATTATCACGAACGATTGAAGGAATCACCCGACGCGCTCGACTACTTGCGAAAACGTTGCATCGAAAACGCCGAAGCGATCGAGCATTTTAAAATCGGGTTCAGCGATCGGACGTTGGGGCTGCGGCTGCCGACCAATCGCACCAAAGCCGGTAAGGACATGCGGTCACGTCTGGAAGAAGTCGGCGTGTTGAAAGCAAGCGGCCACGAGTTGATGCGCGGCTGCATCACGTTCCCGATCTTCGCCGCCGACGATCACGAGCGCGCGGGAGTCGGTGAAATCTATGGTCGACGGATCGACAACGCAGCCAAGTCCAAACACTTCTACTTGCCTGGACCGCATCAAGGCGTCTTCAACGCCGAGGCGCTCACAGCCAGTGATGAAATCATCTTGTGCGAATCACCGATCGATGCGGTCACGTTCTGGGCTGCCGGATATCGAAACGTGACGGCGTGTTTCGGAACTAATGGTTTTACTGATGATCTTCGCAAAGCATTTCGATCGCACGACATCAAACGCATTCTGATCGCCTTCGACAGCGACGAGGCCGGCAACAACGGCGCCGAGCGGATCGGCAAAGAACTGATCGACGAAGGATATGAAGTCTTTCGCATCCGCTTCCCGCGCGAGATGGATGCCAACAGCTACGCCGCTACGGCGGCCAAGTCCGGTGGCGGTGAAAGCAATCTTCACAACTGGATGGGCTTGGTGATCCGCAACGCCGACTGGATCGGCAAAGGCGCCGCGCCGGTGATGACCACACCGGTTCCCGACTTCTTGGCGGATGCCCGCAAACAGATCGCGGCGAAGCGAGCCGAGGAGGAAGCGGCTAAAGAAAAAACGGTGGCTGTTGACGACGGGCAAAGCAAATCCGAGCCCCAGCCTTCTTCTTTAGCTGCCGATCGCGCGTGCGAACCGGCCAAGCCTGTGGCGGCGGAGCCGCCTGCGGCTTCGCCCGTTCCCGCGATGCAGGAGCCACAAACGCTCGACGCCGAGATCACGCAAACCGGTATCGTGATGACGATCGGCAACCGGGTTTATCGTGTTCGCGGCCTGGACCGGAACACGTCGATCGACTCGATGAAACTCAACGTGATGGTTCGCCGTGAAGACGCGGAGCGGTTCTTCGTCGATACGCTGGATCTGTACGCCGCTCGGGTTCGCAACACGTTCACGAAAGAGGCGGCGACCGAGCTGGGCTTCGATGTCGACGTGATTAAACGCGATCTAGGACGCGTCTTGATGACGCTCGAAACCATCCAAGAAAACAAGCTCGGCGAGCTGGAGCCCA
Protein-coding regions in this window:
- a CDS encoding DNA primase, with amino-acid sequence MARFDDETLAKIKSETDIVALIESYGTKLKPRGASGELIGLCPIHDDKSPSLVVNRNKNVWNCLGACGRGGDVIEFVMAAEKTSFRHAVELLDEGKVGAMAAQGTKAANTRRLSSPIAQTAEGAALLADVAAYYHERLKESPDALDYLRKRCIENAEAIEHFKIGFSDRTLGLRLPTNRTKAGKDMRSRLEEVGVLKASGHELMRGCITFPIFAADDHERAGVGEIYGRRIDNAAKSKHFYLPGPHQGVFNAEALTASDEIILCESPIDAVTFWAAGYRNVTACFGTNGFTDDLRKAFRSHDIKRILIAFDSDEAGNNGAERIGKELIDEGYEVFRIRFPREMDANSYAATAAKSGGGESNLHNWMGLVIRNADWIGKGAAPVMTTPVPDFLADARKQIAAKRAEEEAAKEKTVAVDDGQSKSEPQPSSLAADRACEPAKPVAAEPPAASPVPAMQEPQTLDAEITQTGIVMTIGNRVYRVRGLDRNTSIDSMKLNVMVRREDAERFFVDTLDLYAARVRNTFTKEAATELGFDVDVIKRDLGRVLMTLETIQENKLGELEPKDKPIEIDEADRAAAMELLRDPKLVDRVLADFDACGVVGEENNKLVGYLAATSRKLKAPLAVLIQSSSAAGKSSLMEAVLAFMPPEETIKYSAMTGQSLFYMGETNLKHRILAIAEEQGVEQAAYALKLLQSEGQLNIASTGKDPGTGRMETQEYHVEGPVMIFLTTTSDQTDPELKNRCVTLGVCEHAQHTEAIHRQQRARRTLGGRQVGHERQAIRSLHQNAQRCLRPLTVVNNYATQLTFRSDKTKSRRAHDHYLTLIESVTLLHQYQRTEGTFTNEADEPCTFIETTLQDIELANRLADHFLERSFAELPERTQILLEQLIVGLRNLCEFQGIDLWEQRFSRKDVRRWSTFGDTQLKEHLARLVDYEYLRVEAGGGKGRVMEYTLSYDPDHDQTTSIHSGLIDVKQLRSPDNPPSTPDNSAEKSAEVGEKTGEVAPDENGSTRQTPPLPPSSRENDENEQADAA